In a single window of the Subtercola sp. PAMC28395 genome:
- the uraD gene encoding 2-oxo-4-hydroxy-4-carboxy-5-ureidoimidazoline decarboxylase, with protein MLNLPPDELRALLRSCLNVDRWVDDVSAAAPYDSEEQFLEVASMSATPLTESEIDEALADHPRIGEKHAGQGAAQAFSKSEQSSADAEDAEVNAAVARGNAVYEQRFGRVFLVRAKGRSRAEILGELTRRLELDPETEVGIVASELRDITMLRLRAVAGELAAESSPSQGMQSQEMQSQEMQK; from the coding sequence GTGCTGAATCTGCCGCCCGACGAACTCCGCGCCCTACTGCGCAGCTGTCTGAACGTCGATCGATGGGTAGACGACGTTTCGGCGGCGGCGCCGTACGACTCGGAAGAGCAGTTCCTCGAGGTGGCGAGCATGTCCGCCACTCCCCTCACCGAGTCTGAGATCGACGAAGCTCTCGCCGATCATCCACGAATCGGTGAGAAGCACGCAGGGCAGGGCGCGGCCCAGGCCTTCTCGAAGTCAGAGCAGTCGTCGGCTGACGCAGAAGATGCCGAGGTCAATGCCGCCGTCGCGCGCGGTAACGCCGTCTATGAACAGCGATTCGGTCGCGTCTTCCTGGTCAGAGCCAAAGGTCGCTCCCGCGCCGAGATCCTCGGCGAACTGACCCGTCGCCTCGAGCTCGACCCCGAGACTGAAGTCGGCATCGTCGCCAGTGAACTGCGGGACATCACCATGCTTCGGCTCCGGGCGGTCGCAGGCGAGCTGGCAGCAGAGTCGTCACCGAGCCAAGGGATGCAGAGCCAGGAGATGCAGAGCCAGGAGATGCAGAAATGA
- the uraH gene encoding hydroxyisourate hydrolase encodes MTERSHVTSHVLDSTTGRPAGGVELVLESRTDGAWMPVASAITDADGRATALGPVALPAGLYRVTFDTGAYFGTQHRETMYPEVTISFELANPGEHYHIPLLLSPFAYSTYRGS; translated from the coding sequence ATGACCGAACGCAGCCATGTGACCTCTCATGTGCTCGACTCGACCACAGGCAGGCCGGCCGGGGGAGTAGAGCTGGTTCTCGAATCGCGAACCGACGGCGCGTGGATGCCCGTCGCCTCTGCCATCACCGATGCCGACGGTCGCGCAACCGCGCTCGGCCCCGTTGCTCTCCCCGCCGGCCTCTACCGGGTGACATTCGACACCGGTGCCTACTTCGGTACGCAGCACAGGGAGACGATGTACCCCGAAGTGACCATCTCCTTCGAGCTCGCGAACCCGGGCGAGCACTATCACATCCCTCTCCTGCTGAGTCCGTTTGCCTACTCGACCTATCGCGGCAGCTGA
- the pucL gene encoding factor-independent urate hydroxylase, with protein MAIVLGSNRYGKAENRVVRIYRDTDRHEIRDINVSSALRGEFADAYLVGDQSKILPTDTQKQTAYSFSKERGLTSIETYALELGAHFVDTVEYVQSARIEVEEFEWQRVLVDGTEHDHTWVRKGQETRISAVTVTGSGEARTNTVIGGFKDLVILKSTGSEFTGFLEDGYTLLEPTTDRVMATSLVAKWRFTSTDVDWEATYLGIKKIIIEKFATLHSLALQQTLYEMGKAVLETYDFIAEIRFSAPNKHHFLYNLAPFGVENNNEVFNADDRPYGLIEATVIRDDVPPAPEAWDSYTGLV; from the coding sequence GTGGCAATAGTTCTCGGATCCAACCGTTACGGCAAAGCAGAGAATCGTGTCGTTCGCATCTATCGCGACACCGATCGACACGAGATCAGGGACATCAACGTCTCGAGTGCGCTGAGAGGCGAATTCGCCGACGCCTACCTCGTCGGCGACCAGTCAAAGATCCTGCCGACTGACACCCAGAAGCAGACGGCGTACTCGTTCTCGAAGGAGAGGGGTCTGACTTCGATCGAGACCTATGCGCTCGAGCTCGGCGCCCATTTCGTCGACACCGTCGAATACGTGCAGAGTGCGCGTATCGAAGTGGAGGAATTCGAGTGGCAGCGTGTCCTTGTCGATGGCACGGAGCACGATCACACCTGGGTCCGCAAAGGCCAGGAGACCCGCATTTCCGCTGTCACCGTCACCGGTTCTGGCGAGGCTCGCACCAACACGGTGATCGGAGGCTTCAAAGACCTGGTCATCCTGAAGTCGACCGGATCGGAGTTCACCGGCTTCCTCGAAGACGGATACACCCTCCTCGAGCCCACCACAGACCGGGTGATGGCCACCTCCCTCGTAGCGAAATGGCGCTTCACCTCGACCGATGTCGATTGGGAGGCGACGTACCTCGGAATCAAGAAGATCATCATCGAGAAGTTCGCCACGCTTCACTCACTCGCCCTGCAGCAGACGCTGTACGAAATGGGCAAGGCCGTACTCGAAACCTATGATTTCATCGCAGAGATCCGCTTCTCAGCACCGAACAAGCACCACTTTCTCTACAACCTCGCTCCGTTCGGCGTCGAGAACAACAACGAGGTCTTCAATGCGGATGATCGGCCCTACGGCCTCATCGAAGCCACCGTCATCCGTGACGATGTGCCCCCCGCCCCCGAGGCCTGGGACAGCTACACGGGACTGGTCTGA
- the allB gene encoding allantoinase AllB — MTEIHDLVVRAEHAYVDGRFQSVALAVTAGKIVSITGIDAPFDAATEITLPDSQVLIPGIVDTHVHVNEPGRTDWEGFASATRAAAAGGVTTILDMPLNSIPPTTTPDALQLKREAAGPQASVDVGFWGGAIPDSLGHLEPLHRAGVFGFKAFLSPSGVDEFPHLSTEQLHAALHELAGFDGLLIVHAEDPGVLAEHENAGGVGYEAFVASRPQAAEKTAIDHVIDGLRATGARAHILHLSAAGALPAIRTAKAEGLRLTVETCPHYLSFAAEGIPDAATQYKCCPPIRDEHNRELLWAALVAGDIDLIASDHSPSTKELKFAHGGDFALAWGGISGLQVSLPAVWTAARAQGIGLDSVIEWMAVATSRLAGLATKGSLSVGADADFVAFAPEETFTVVAQELQHKNKLSAFDGRDLFGVVHSTWLAGGAVFLRDSDIEHGRVRGTLLTRT, encoded by the coding sequence ATGACTGAAATCCACGACCTGGTCGTGCGGGCCGAGCACGCCTACGTCGACGGGCGCTTCCAGTCCGTCGCCCTGGCGGTGACCGCGGGAAAGATCGTCTCGATAACCGGCATCGATGCGCCGTTCGACGCAGCTACCGAAATCACTCTTCCTGACTCCCAGGTGCTGATCCCCGGAATCGTCGACACCCACGTGCACGTCAACGAGCCGGGTCGCACGGATTGGGAGGGCTTCGCCAGCGCGACCCGTGCCGCCGCCGCAGGAGGCGTCACGACGATTCTCGATATGCCTCTGAACAGCATCCCGCCCACGACGACACCGGATGCCCTGCAGCTCAAACGCGAAGCAGCCGGCCCCCAGGCCTCCGTCGACGTGGGGTTCTGGGGCGGCGCCATTCCCGACAGCCTCGGGCACCTCGAACCACTGCACCGCGCAGGGGTCTTCGGATTCAAAGCGTTCCTCTCCCCCTCCGGCGTCGACGAATTCCCGCACCTCAGCACCGAACAACTTCATGCGGCCCTGCACGAACTGGCTGGATTCGATGGCCTGCTGATCGTCCACGCCGAGGACCCCGGTGTTCTGGCAGAACACGAGAACGCCGGCGGCGTGGGTTACGAGGCGTTCGTGGCCAGTCGCCCGCAGGCCGCAGAGAAGACCGCGATCGACCATGTGATCGACGGGCTCCGTGCCACGGGCGCCCGCGCCCACATTCTGCACCTCTCTGCCGCGGGGGCGCTTCCCGCCATCCGCACAGCGAAAGCCGAGGGCCTCCGTCTCACGGTCGAGACCTGCCCGCACTACCTGAGCTTCGCCGCTGAGGGAATTCCCGATGCGGCGACGCAGTACAAGTGCTGCCCGCCGATCCGTGACGAACACAATCGGGAATTGCTCTGGGCGGCGTTGGTTGCGGGTGACATCGACCTCATCGCCTCTGACCACTCACCCAGCACCAAAGAACTCAAGTTCGCCCACGGTGGCGACTTCGCTCTGGCCTGGGGCGGGATCTCGGGCCTGCAGGTGAGCCTGCCTGCCGTGTGGACAGCGGCACGAGCCCAGGGAATCGGCCTCGACAGCGTCATCGAATGGATGGCCGTGGCCACATCGAGACTGGCCGGGCTTGCAACCAAGGGTTCGCTCTCTGTCGGAGCCGACGCCGACTTCGTCGCGTTCGCGCCAGAGGAGACGTTCACCGTGGTCGCACAGGAGCTGCAGCACAAGAACAAGCTCTCCGCCTTCGACGGCCGTGACCTCTTCGGCGTCGTGCACTCGACCTGGCTCGCCGGGGGCGCCGTTTTCTTGCGCGACTCCGACATCGAACACGGCCGCGTTCGTGGCACCCTCCTCACCCGAACCTGA